In Leptospira sp. WS58.C1, a single genomic region encodes these proteins:
- a CDS encoding AsmA family protein, with product MRSWDVINRYLEENKIRYISALGFFILLFVLIVYIPFMQRKDVYKEFILDRLRSSTGLDIKVEGSDLYLLPFPGIELNKIEIRKDNVLIAVSDKVDIDISWFGLIKRMIEIRDISINGGSLHLERRKDGTFDIVEYLNGKKKEAEQKSNVKELFDDVNSRIGFSTEDFFAISLKNIEVDNFTLVYNEQSHDKKYIVYFKKSQVSVSFYGKDVDLLFQGRIDDQPIDLEMTGGLQNFPVNWEKLQFSAVLKTEELSLSLLREVFTIFPAGDFSKTKISGRTEVVKEEGTIFKFKVRNQVKDLSYKGGLPFGNIRLNVDFDLDLINKKVAFPFIEAVWEGVAKVTAKGSVNWKNRSLGQFDIKADYGDYHNLLKLGKLFQVREDLFDPNSPPGIFYFTGELNNIFAFKHRFAQIKIEAKYVDPLLSIPNFHAYIYNGEILGKAKIYPDIPKIEVEGDAHRLQVEKVLLPYLSEKIMEGELSSWFSFETQIKNHSRDSMTELFANMKGIGNITIKNGELVGYANFMVPVLNTLGKIIAFKGVDGRELKFVTLKSDVKVAGNEMYFPNMKLEIENSGMDVDGKGTVGFDQKIDMRLHLRLGGKLIGKGLQIPIIYTGTFGKSIPYVDPIWLGSVYTGMTLLGPYLIPLGGPYAGGVAGSVIGEYVRDLWDGVTGLFGGSSSDSDKKPKEK from the coding sequence ATGCGTTCCTGGGATGTAATCAATCGATATTTAGAGGAAAATAAGATCCGGTATATTTCCGCGCTCGGATTTTTCATATTATTATTCGTACTGATCGTTTATATCCCTTTTATGCAAAGAAAGGATGTATATAAAGAATTCATACTAGATAGGCTTCGAAGCTCCACCGGCCTGGACATTAAGGTAGAAGGGTCGGACCTGTATCTTCTTCCATTTCCAGGGATCGAGCTGAATAAAATAGAGATCCGGAAAGATAATGTACTGATCGCGGTTAGTGATAAAGTAGATATAGATATTTCCTGGTTCGGTTTGATAAAAAGAATGATAGAGATCCGGGATATTTCCATCAACGGAGGATCCCTTCATTTAGAAAGAAGAAAAGATGGAACTTTTGATATAGTAGAATATTTGAATGGAAAGAAAAAAGAAGCCGAACAGAAAAGTAACGTAAAAGAACTTTTTGACGATGTAAATTCTCGAATCGGATTTTCTACTGAGGACTTTTTTGCAATCAGTTTAAAAAATATAGAAGTAGATAATTTTACGTTAGTATACAACGAACAAAGTCACGATAAAAAATATATAGTTTATTTCAAAAAGTCCCAAGTCTCCGTTTCTTTCTACGGAAAGGATGTGGATCTCCTCTTTCAAGGAAGAATAGACGATCAACCTATCGATCTGGAAATGACAGGAGGCCTGCAAAACTTTCCGGTGAATTGGGAAAAATTGCAGTTTAGCGCCGTCCTAAAAACCGAAGAACTTTCCCTTTCATTACTTAGAGAAGTATTTACAATCTTTCCTGCCGGTGATTTTTCTAAGACAAAAATTTCCGGAAGAACGGAAGTAGTAAAGGAAGAAGGTACTATATTCAAATTCAAAGTCCGGAATCAAGTTAAAGACCTTTCTTATAAGGGAGGACTTCCTTTCGGAAATATCAGATTGAATGTGGACTTTGATCTGGATCTCATCAATAAAAAGGTCGCATTTCCTTTTATAGAAGCCGTTTGGGAAGGAGTAGCAAAGGTTACCGCAAAAGGAAGCGTGAATTGGAAGAATAGGAGTTTAGGCCAGTTCGATATCAAAGCGGATTATGGAGATTATCATAATCTTTTAAAACTAGGAAAACTATTCCAAGTCAGGGAAGATCTTTTCGATCCCAATTCTCCTCCGGGTATTTTCTATTTTACCGGGGAATTGAATAATATTTTCGCATTCAAACATAGATTTGCCCAGATCAAAATAGAAGCGAAGTACGTGGATCCGCTACTTTCTATCCCGAATTTCCATGCTTATATCTATAACGGAGAGATATTAGGAAAAGCTAAAATATATCCGGATATACCTAAGATAGAAGTAGAAGGAGACGCGCATAGACTTCAGGTGGAAAAGGTTCTTCTTCCCTATCTGTCCGAAAAAATTATGGAAGGCGAACTTTCTAGCTGGTTTTCCTTTGAAACACAGATCAAAAATCATTCCCGGGACTCCATGACGGAACTTTTTGCAAACATGAAAGGTATAGGGAACATCACGATCAAAAATGGAGAGCTGGTCGGTTACGCAAACTTCATGGTTCCGGTCTTGAATACCTTAGGTAAAATTATCGCATTCAAAGGAGTAGATGGGCGAGAATTAAAATTCGTTACTCTTAAGTCCGATGTGAAAGTTGCAGGCAATGAAATGTACTTTCCCAATATGAAATTAGAGATTGAGAACAGTGGAATGGATGTGGACGGGAAAGGTACCGTAGGCTTCGATCAAAAAATTGATATGAGACTCCATCTTCGTCTCGGCGGAAAATTAATAGGAAAAGGACTACAGATCCCGATCATCTATACGGGAACTTTCGGAAAAAGTATACCTTACGTGGATCCGATCTGGCTCGGAAGTGTGTATACTGGTATGACACTCCTAGGGCCTTATCTTATTCCACTCGGTGGACCATATGCAGGTGGGGTCGCTGGATCCGTGATCGGAGAATATGTCAGAGATCTATGGGATGGTGTTACCGGTTTGTTTGGCGGTAGCAGTTCCGACTCGGACAAAAAACCAAAAGAGAAATAG
- a CDS encoding LTA synthase family protein gives MKRLPNNLKLIGGYAIYFVLILIFYKAAFLWVYSYRLKGAETKDILWAILVGLRFDISVIGMILGPFAFLSCLPYLNRFKFFNFFWGYFPILISVWMLSHLIADIVYFENANKHIGYEGFVFLGKDMGVILKSAFEQNPFLAVVASLLILVFLPLSTYLFLKFNPYKHEPESWKRDSILSFVVLVIVIFAIRGGVQETPLRASNAIVSGHSFVNNIALNGVFTSIMDLKSQSIPNYLKLETKESVRIVREEISYDGAEFVGKKYPLLRKQKQTNNGKPPNIVLILLENWTGKFIDPISDGKVFGKELTPNFNKLLRKGRFYTRFFASGGRTTNGMMSILTGLPDRPGLTVVRTHQVLGNFSGIGNIFKGLGYDTFFVTGGDLSFDNKATLMPHWGFDTVMGEKEIAKLDRFKIGAWGYDDADVLQVLHEKISESKNPFLGVSLTLSTHYPYRAPDPRFRIFKEDERDFEYLNVYHYADWALRDFMDRAEKSKYFDNTIFIFVADHTHHRYLDYYEDRNIPFLIYSPGRILPAIDDRDASQLDVIPTILGLVGKETYFSAMGRNLLAPKKTESAYFAYGNLIGWIESDLFYIHFVDGNRNLKYSAKGPREEVSLCDTQPEICDSHFNKARAFLNLSHELMNQNLVFPTKEELQRKEY, from the coding sequence ACGTTTACCAAACAATCTTAAATTGATCGGCGGATATGCCATCTACTTTGTTCTCATTCTAATTTTTTATAAAGCGGCTTTTCTTTGGGTGTACTCCTATCGATTAAAAGGTGCGGAAACCAAAGATATATTATGGGCAATCTTGGTAGGACTAAGATTCGATATTTCAGTGATCGGAATGATCTTGGGGCCGTTCGCTTTTCTTTCCTGTCTTCCCTATTTGAATCGTTTTAAGTTTTTTAATTTTTTTTGGGGTTACTTTCCGATCCTGATCAGCGTTTGGATGCTTTCTCATTTGATCGCTGATATTGTTTATTTCGAGAATGCGAACAAACATATCGGCTATGAGGGCTTCGTATTTCTAGGAAAAGATATGGGTGTGATCTTAAAGTCCGCCTTCGAACAGAATCCATTTCTTGCTGTCGTTGCTTCTCTTTTAATTTTGGTATTTTTACCTTTATCCACTTATCTTTTCTTAAAATTTAATCCGTACAAACACGAGCCAGAGTCTTGGAAAAGGGATTCTATTCTTTCATTTGTTGTTTTAGTAATCGTTATTTTTGCGATCCGAGGAGGAGTTCAGGAAACTCCTTTAAGAGCGAGTAATGCAATCGTTTCCGGACATTCTTTCGTAAATAATATCGCGTTGAATGGTGTGTTCACTTCTATCATGGATCTGAAAAGCCAATCCATTCCGAATTATCTGAAATTGGAAACGAAGGAATCGGTCCGTATCGTTCGGGAAGAGATTTCCTATGATGGTGCGGAATTTGTAGGAAAAAAATATCCTTTATTAAGAAAACAAAAACAAACTAATAACGGAAAACCTCCGAATATCGTTTTGATCCTTTTGGAAAACTGGACCGGAAAATTTATAGATCCGATCAGCGACGGAAAAGTTTTCGGAAAGGAACTCACTCCGAATTTTAATAAACTCTTAAGAAAAGGAAGATTTTATACCAGGTTTTTTGCCTCAGGGGGAAGAACTACGAACGGTATGATGTCTATCTTGACCGGTTTGCCGGATCGACCCGGATTGACTGTGGTCCGTACCCACCAAGTCTTGGGAAATTTTTCCGGGATCGGAAATATCTTCAAAGGTTTGGGATACGATACGTTCTTTGTAACCGGTGGAGATTTAAGTTTTGATAATAAAGCGACTTTAATGCCTCATTGGGGATTCGATACCGTTATGGGCGAGAAAGAGATCGCTAAATTGGATCGATTCAAGATCGGAGCCTGGGGTTATGACGATGCGGATGTGCTTCAGGTATTGCATGAAAAAATTTCGGAATCCAAAAACCCCTTTTTAGGAGTTTCTCTAACCTTATCCACACATTACCCGTATCGTGCTCCAGATCCTAGGTTCCGGATCTTTAAAGAAGATGAAAGAGACTTTGAATATCTAAATGTGTATCATTATGCGGACTGGGCTTTACGGGATTTTATGGATCGTGCGGAAAAATCAAAATATTTCGATAATACGATCTTTATCTTCGTAGCAGACCATACTCATCACCGTTATTTGGATTATTATGAAGACAGGAATATTCCGTTTTTAATATATTCTCCTGGAAGAATATTGCCTGCTATCGACGATAGGGACGCTTCTCAATTGGATGTGATCCCTACGATCCTGGGTCTAGTCGGAAAAGAAACGTACTTCTCCGCTATGGGAAGAAATTTGCTTGCTCCCAAAAAGACGGAATCTGCGTACTTTGCCTATGGAAACTTGATCGGTTGGATCGAGTCGGATCTATTCTATATCCATTTCGTGGATGGAAATCGTAACTTAAAATATTCCGCAAAAGGCCCGAGAGAAGAAGTTAGTCTTTGCGATACGCAGCCTGAGATCTGCGATTCTCATTTTAATAAGGCCAGAGCCTTTTTGAATCTAAGTCATGAGCTGATGAATCAGAATTTGGTATTTCCAACCAAAGAAGAATTGCAAAGAAAAGAGTATTAA
- a CDS encoding ABC transporter ATP-binding protein, translating into MKLLEIKDLNVSYGKEGFFGVRKSVIKAVEDVNLEMEEGETFSLVGESGCGKSTLGRAILKLLKTDSGYIFFKGKEILELKDKEFLPLRKQIQIVFQDPYSSLNPRRNIKEILTEGLFIHENYTDKQAEKEASEILEKVGLSPEILNRYPHEFSGGQRQRIAIARALILKPEFILFDEAVSALDVSNQAQVLLLLQKLKADFGLSYLFISHDLGIVKSISDKIAVMYLGKIVEVGTKPQIVDKPSHPYTKALFGAIFEVENRKTRKTPLQGEVPSILNKPKGCHFHTRCPIAKEICSEKAPEWKDLGEGHKSYCHFPEGK; encoded by the coding sequence ATGAAACTTTTAGAGATAAAAGATCTGAACGTAAGTTACGGAAAAGAAGGTTTCTTTGGCGTCAGAAAATCAGTCATTAAAGCTGTAGAAGACGTAAACCTGGAAATGGAAGAAGGGGAGACATTCAGCCTAGTAGGAGAGTCAGGTTGCGGAAAATCCACATTAGGAAGAGCGATACTGAAACTGCTAAAAACGGATTCAGGTTACATATTTTTCAAAGGAAAAGAGATCTTAGAGCTTAAAGACAAAGAATTTTTACCTCTCAGAAAACAAATCCAGATCGTATTCCAAGATCCTTATTCTTCTTTAAATCCAAGAAGGAATATTAAGGAAATATTGACCGAGGGACTTTTTATTCACGAAAATTATACGGATAAGCAAGCGGAAAAGGAAGCTTCGGAAATTTTAGAAAAAGTAGGACTTTCTCCCGAGATCTTGAACAGATATCCTCACGAATTTTCCGGAGGGCAAAGACAAAGGATTGCGATTGCAAGAGCACTTATCCTTAAACCTGAATTTATACTTTTCGACGAAGCTGTATCCGCTTTAGACGTATCCAACCAAGCTCAGGTACTTCTTCTATTACAAAAACTAAAAGCGGATTTCGGACTTTCTTACCTTTTCATTTCTCACGATCTAGGTATCGTAAAATCCATCTCGGACAAGATCGCAGTCATGTACCTGGGAAAGATCGTGGAAGTTGGTACAAAGCCTCAGATCGTGGATAAACCTTCCCATCCCTATACGAAAGCTTTATTCGGAGCTATATTCGAAGTAGAGAATCGTAAGACCCGAAAAACACCTCTACAAGGAGAGGTACCTAGTATATTAAATAAACCTAAAGGATGTCATTTCCACACTCGTTGTCCTATCGCAAAAGAGATCTGTTCCGAAAAGGCCCCCGAATGGAAAGATCTAGGTGAAGGTCATAAGTCCTATTGTCATTTTCCGGAAGGAAAATAA